A region from the Vigna radiata var. radiata cultivar VC1973A unplaced genomic scaffold, Vradiata_ver6 scaffold_149, whole genome shotgun sequence genome encodes:
- the LOC106780609 gene encoding uncharacterized protein LOC106780609, which translates to MTKGFSITRGKVDSTLFIKNLNKEKLYVQIFVDDIIFGSTNHALCKEFSKTMQDEFEMSMMGEMTYFLGLQVRQAKNGIFINQSKYCTDLLKKFKMLDYKEAATPIATNCYLDLDEASKDVDQKMYRGMIEYLLYLTTSKPDIMHHVRLCARFQSSSKESHLTTFKIIFKYLKGTKSLGLWYPNGTNVLLEGYNDSDFGGSKLERKISSGTCHLLGSSFVSWNSKKQACVALPTTEAEYIVVGSCSAQSLWFKSQLEDYGIALDHIPLKCDNTRAINLTKNPVLHSETKHIEIRHHFISDHILKGEIKVEYVDTLHQWLDILQNH; encoded by the coding sequence ATGACTAAGGGATTTTCCATCACCAGGGGTAAAGTAGACTCAACCTTGTTTATCAAGAacttaaacaaagaaaaactatacgttcaaatttttgttgatgATATTATCTTTGGATCAACTAATCATGCTTTATGCAAAGAATTTTCTAAGACTATGCAGGATGAGTTcgaaatgtctatgatgggagaGATGACTTATTTTCTTGGTCTTCAAGTCAGGCAAGCCAAAAATGGAATTTTCATTAACCAATCCAAGTATTGCACTGATCTtttgaagaaattcaaaatgTTGGATTACAAGGAGGCTGCAACCCCTATAGCAACAAATTGCTACTTGGATCTTGATGAAGCTAGTAAGGATGTTGATCAAAAGATGTATAGAGGTATGATCGAATATTTACTATATCTAACTACTAGTAAACCTGACATAATGCACCATGTGCGTCTTTGTGCTAGATTTCAGTCTTCTTCTAAAGAATCACACTTaactacttttaaaataatttttaaataccttaaaggaaccAAAAGTCTTGGACTATGGTATCCAAATGGAACAAATGTTCTTCTAGAAGGATATAATGATTCTGACTTTGGAGGCTCTAAGCTAGAAAGAAAGATCAGTAGTGGCACTTGTCATCTACTTGGATCTTCGTTTGTCTCTTGGAATTCCAAGAAACAAGCTTGTGTGGCATTACCTACCACAGAAGCTGAGTACATAGTAGTTGGAAGTTGTTCTGCACAATCTCTTTGGTTTAAGAGTCAATTAGAAGATTATGGTATTGCATTAGAtcatattcctttaaaatgtgacaACACAAGAGCTATTAATCTGACTAAAAATCCTGTTCTTCATTCAGAAACCAAGCATATTGAAATAAGACATCACTTCATAAGCGACCACATCCTCAAGGGTGAAATAAAGGTCGAATATGTAGATACCTTACATCAATGGCTTGATATTTTACAAAACCATTGA